Proteins encoded together in one Streptomyces sp. B1I3 window:
- a CDS encoding iron-sulfur cluster assembly protein, producing MTAVTDRVPAVGRGETRIADRVVAKIAAQAAREAVDEPSRAGKPPRATVTVHRETARVRVSLELGYPGDIGRQCGAVRRRVAERVRALAGMEVPEVSVQVERLHRAEAGTPPRRGASDE from the coding sequence GTGACGGCGGTGACGGACCGGGTCCCCGCCGTCGGCCGCGGGGAGACCCGGATCGCCGACCGGGTCGTGGCAAAGATCGCGGCCCAGGCCGCCAGGGAGGCGGTCGACGAGCCGTCGAGGGCCGGCAAGCCGCCGCGCGCCACGGTCACCGTGCACCGGGAGACCGCCCGGGTGCGCGTCAGCCTGGAACTCGGCTACCCCGGTGACATCGGCCGTCAGTGCGGGGCGGTGCGTCGCCGCGTCGCCGAACGGGTAAGAGCACTCGCGGGGATGGAGGTGCCCGAAGTGTCGGTGCAGGTCGAGCGGCTGCACCGCGCGGAAGCGGGCACACCGCCCCGGAGGGGAGCATCGGATGAGTGA
- a CDS encoding Asp23/Gls24 family envelope stress response protein: MTESPQRNRPDNPGSLSGGEDGRHSPLTKRGGGAPATRGRTTIADGVVEKIAGMAARDVGGVHAMGSGMSRTFGAVRDRVPGGGKSVTRGVKAEVGESQAALDLEIVVEYGVAIADVAGDVRENVIAAVERMTGLEVVEVNIAVSDVKLPDEEDDEEEPESRVQ, encoded by the coding sequence ATGACCGAGAGCCCGCAGCGGAACCGGCCCGACAACCCCGGAAGCTTGTCCGGCGGGGAGGACGGCCGCCATAGTCCGCTCACCAAGCGTGGCGGGGGAGCCCCCGCCACCCGCGGCCGCACCACCATCGCCGACGGTGTGGTCGAGAAGATCGCCGGAATGGCCGCACGTGACGTCGGCGGTGTCCACGCGATGGGCAGCGGCATGTCACGTACGTTCGGCGCGGTACGCGACCGTGTCCCCGGCGGCGGCAAGTCCGTGACCCGCGGCGTCAAGGCCGAGGTGGGCGAGTCGCAGGCCGCCCTCGACCTGGAGATCGTCGTCGAGTACGGCGTGGCCATCGCCGACGTCGCCGGTGACGTGCGGGAGAACGTCATCGCGGCGGTCGAGCGCATGACCGGCCTCGAGGTCGTCGAGGTCAACATCGCCGTCAGCGACGTCAAACTGCCCGACGAGGAGGACGACGAGGAAGAGCCCGAGTCACGCGTGCAGTAA
- a CDS encoding enoyl-CoA hydratase/isomerase family protein gives MTSLDPVLDKDGVRLTVDDAVATVTLTNPAKRNAQSPALWRALAETGRAIPGTVRVVVLRSEGTSFSAGLDRQAFTPEGFDGEPSFLDMARGSETELDATIAEYQEAFTWWRRNDIVSVAAVQGHAIGAGFQLALACDLRIVADDVQFAMRETSLGLVPDLTGTHPLVGLVGYARALEICATGRFVHAEEAERTGLANLVVPAGQLDAAARDLAAALLAAPRDAVVETKALLSGACARTFEEQRAAERAAQGRRLRDLAGVTD, from the coding sequence ATGACCTCGCTCGACCCTGTGCTCGACAAGGACGGCGTACGGCTCACCGTCGATGACGCGGTTGCCACGGTGACGCTCACCAATCCGGCCAAGCGCAACGCCCAGTCTCCCGCTCTGTGGCGGGCGTTGGCAGAGACCGGACGGGCGATCCCCGGCACCGTGCGGGTCGTGGTGCTGCGCAGTGAGGGCACGTCCTTCTCCGCGGGCCTCGACCGGCAGGCGTTCACCCCTGAGGGGTTCGACGGCGAGCCGTCCTTCCTCGACATGGCGCGCGGCTCGGAGACCGAGCTCGACGCGACCATCGCCGAGTACCAGGAGGCGTTCACCTGGTGGCGCCGCAACGACATCGTGTCCGTCGCGGCCGTCCAGGGACACGCGATCGGTGCCGGCTTCCAGCTCGCCCTCGCCTGCGACCTCCGGATCGTCGCCGACGACGTGCAGTTCGCCATGCGCGAGACCAGCCTCGGTCTGGTTCCCGACCTCACGGGCACCCACCCCCTGGTGGGTCTCGTGGGCTATGCCCGCGCGCTCGAGATCTGCGCCACCGGGCGCTTCGTGCACGCCGAGGAGGCCGAGCGCACCGGCCTGGCCAACCTCGTCGTCCCCGCCGGCCAGCTCGACGCGGCAGCCCGTGACCTGGCCGCCGCGCTGCTGGCCGCTCCGCGTGACGCGGTGGTCGAGACCAAGGCCCTGCTGAGCGGCGCCTGCGCGCGTACGTTCGAGGAGCAGCGCGCCGCCGAGCGCGCCGCCCAGGGCCGCCGGCTGCGGGACCTCGCAGGCGTCACCGACTGA